Proteins co-encoded in one Arachis hypogaea cultivar Tifrunner chromosome 13, arahy.Tifrunner.gnm2.J5K5, whole genome shotgun sequence genomic window:
- the LOC112736226 gene encoding non-specific lipid transfer protein GPI-anchored 14 has product MLLFIPSHSHSKRNNTFFVQFSPISFPASKKKMISSKSTRNLALLLTSVLLFVGYGSSDLNQDKQECADKLVGLATCLPYVSAQAKTPTVDCCSGLKDVIAKSKRCLCLLIKYHDDPNLGLTINLTLALNLPTACHTPANISQCVDLLHLKPNSPEAKVFSGVESGTGKNSTAPVPSASTATGSAAKETGTESKSGADWGKNWIVNDVICGILPLVLIYQFFFIVF; this is encoded by the exons ATGCTACTATTCATTCCATCACATTCACATTCCAAAAGAAACAACACTTTCTTTGTTCAATTCTCTCCTATTTCTTTTCCTGCATCTAAAAAAAAAATGATCAGTTCCAAAAGTACAAGAAATCTAGCACTCTTGTTGACTTCAGTGCTCCTTTTTGTTGGTTATGGAAGCTCAGATTTGAACCAAGACAAGCAAGAATGTGCTGACAAACTAGTTGGATTAGCAACTTGTCTTCCATATGTGAGTGCTCAAGCAAAAACCCCAACAGTAGATTGCTGCAGTGGCCTCAAAGATGTTATTGCAAAGAGCAAGAGATGCCTCTGCCTCCTCATCAAATACCATGATGACCCCAATCTTGGCCTCACCATCAATCTCACTCTTGCTCTCAATTTGCCAACTGCTTGTCACACACCTGCTAATATTTCTCAATGTGTTG ACCTTTTGCATTTGAAACCTAACTCTCCAGAAGCCAAGGTGTTTTCAGGGGTAGAAAGTGGCACCGGCAAAAACAGTACTGCACCAGTTCCCAGtg CTAGTACTGCAACTGGTAGTGCAGCCAAGGAAACAGGCACTGAGAGCAAGAGTGGTGCTGACTGGGGAAAGAATTGGATTGTTAATGATGTGATATGTGGGATTTTACCTTTGGTTCTCATATACCAATTCTTCTTCATAGTATTTTGA
- the LOC112736229 gene encoding uncharacterized protein: MAGVSLKCGDCGTLLRSVEEAQQHAELTNHSNFSESTEAVLNLVCTACGKPCRSKTESDLHTKRTGHTEFVDKTSEAAKPISLEAPKVDEAATSEEALNADASQDAEMVVPEVDKTIVEELEVMGFSTARATRALHYSGNASIEAAINWIVEHESDPDVDQMPLVPANTKVEAPKPSLTPEELKAKQQELREKARKKKEEEERRMEREREKERIRIGKELLEAKRIEEENERKRLLALRKAEKEEERRAREKIKQKLEEDKAERRRKLGLPPEEPAEAKPSTVVEEKKSFLPVRPATKAEQMRECLRSLKQNHKEDDTRVKKAFQTLLTYVGNVARNPDEEKFRKIRLSNQTFQERVGALKGGIEFLEICGFEKIDGGEFLFLPRDKVEMAVLNSAGSELDSAIKNPFFGVL, from the exons ATGGCGGGGGTTTCTCTCAAGTGTGGTGACTGTGGCACTCTGTTGAGGTCCGTAGAGGAAGCGCAACAGCATGCAGAGCTCACCAACCACTCCAACTTCTCCGAATCCACCGAAGCAGTTCTCAACCTCGTCTGCACTGCTTGCGGCAAACCCTGCCGATCCAAAACC GAAAGTGATTTGCATACGAAAAGAACCGGGCATACTGAGTTTGTAGATAAGACTTCCGAGGCAGCCAAACCGATAAGTTTAGAGGCTCCAAAAGTGGATGAAGCTGCTACCTCAGAAGAGGCTCTCAATGCAGATGCAAGCCAAGATGCAG AAATGGTTGTTCCTGAGGTTGACAAAACGATTGTTGAGGAACTTGAAGTAATGGGATTTTCTACAGCTCGAGCAACACGTGCACTTCATTATTCTG GTAATGCTAGCATCGAGGCTGCCATAAATTGGATAGTAGAGCATGAGTCTGACCCTGACGTAGATCAGATGCCCTTG GTACCTGCCAATACCAAAGTTGAGGCTCCTAAACCTTCTCTTACCCCAGAAGAACTGAAGGCTAAACAACAGGAGCTAAG GGAGAAAGCTcgcaagaagaaagaagaggaagaaaggagaatggaaagagaaagagaaaag gaGAGAATTCGCATTGGCAAGGAGTTGCTAGAAGCAAAGAGGATCGaagaagagaatgagagaaaacg GTTGCTGGCATTGCGAAAAGcagaaaaagaggaagagagaagggcTAGAGAGAAAATCAAGCAGAAGTTAGAAGAAGACAAG GCTGAAAGAAGGCGAAAACTTGGATTGCCTCCGGAGGAACCTGCAGAAGCCAAACCCTCAACTGTTGTAGAGGAGAAAAAG AGTTTTCTGCCAGTTAGGCCTGCCACCAAAGCGGAACAAATGAGAGAGTGCCTGCGTTCTCTCAAGCAGAACCACAAG GAGGACGATACCAGAGTAAAGAAAGCATTCCAAACCCTCCTTACTTATGTGGGAAATGTTGCCAGAAATCCTGACGaggaaaaattcagaaaaatccgACTTAGTAACCAAACTTTTCAG GAACGAGTTGGTGCCTTGAAGGGGGGCATTGAATTTCTGGAGATTTGTGGATTTGAGAAGATTGATGGTGGTGAGTTTTTGTTTTTGCCCAGGGACAAAGTTGAGATGGCAGTTCTGAATTCAGCTGGGTCTGAACTAGACTCTGCAATTAAGAATCCCTTCTTTGGAGTTCTATAG
- the LOC112735684 gene encoding PLASMODESMATA CALLOSE-BINDING PROTEIN 1-like isoform X2 produces the protein MKTHFPMGTPKVICMLLLALVAASNIAEATWCVVRSGASAGALQAGLNYACSHGADCGPIQPGGSCFNPNTIQNHASYAYDSYYQRNGKAPSACNFGGTATIAVSDPSFGSCRYPPIESIGRAEDATKTKSLTGDSTN, from the exons ATGAAAACACATTTTCCAATGGGAACACCAAAAGTGATTTGTATGCTATTGTTAGCCCTTGTTGCAGCCAGCAACATAGCGGAGGCAACATGGTGTGTGGTGAGAAGTGGGGCCAGTGCTGGAGCACTGCAAGCAGGTTTGAACTACGCATGTAGCCATGGAGCAGATTGTGGTCCTATTCAGCCTGGTGGCTCTTGCTTCAATCCAAACACCATTCAAAATCATGCCTCCTATGCCTATGACAGCTACTATCAGCGCAATGGCAAAGCCCCTAGCGCTTGTAATTTTGGTGGCACGGCCACCATTGCCGTATCCGATCCCA GTTTTGGAAGCTGTAGATACCCACCAATTGAAAG TATTGGAAGAGCAGAAGATGCAACAAAGACGAAGTCTCTTACCGGAGACTCTACAAATTAG
- the LOC112736227 gene encoding mediator of RNA polymerase II transcription subunit 10b, producing MDSSQSAAVGGNGGTSGNGTLISQSNDTAASAIGADDSMQKLSQVSDSIQKTLGLIHQLYLTVSTYNAAFQMPLLQRINGLVAELDNMVKLAEKCNIQIPMEVVNLIDDGKNPDEFTKDVLNNCIAKNQITKGKTDALKSFRKNLLEELEQNFPAEVETFRESRAASAAELKRPSQAQSALANGDVRVKTEH from the exons ATGGATTCATCACAAAGTGCAGCTGTTGGGGGCAATGGTGGAACTAGTGGCAATGGGACATTGATCTCTCAATCTAATGACACTGCAGCTTCTGCAATAGGAGCTGATGATTCTATGCAAAAGTTGAGCCAAGTCAGTGACTCCATTCAGAAAACCTTGGGCCTCATCCATCAGCTTTATCTTACGGTATCTACTTACAATGCTGCTTTTCAAATGCCTCTCCTCCAACGCAT CAATGGTCTTGTTGCAGAGCTTGACAACATGGTTAAATTGGCTGAGAAGTGCAACATTCAAATTCCTATGGAGGTGGTGAA TTTAATTGATGATGGGAAGAATCCAGACGAATTTACCAAAGACGTTTTAAACAATTGCATTGCAAAGAATCAGATCACCAAAGGAAAGACTGATGCTTTGAAG AGTTTTCGCAAGAATCTTTTGGAGGAATTGGAGCAGAACTTCCCTGCCGAGGTTGAAACTTTTAGGGAGAGTCGTGCTGCTTCTGCTGCG GAATTGAAACGTCCATCTCAAGCACAGAGTGCACTAGCCAATGGAGATGTGAGAGTTAAAACAGAGCATTGA
- the LOC112735684 gene encoding PLASMODESMATA CALLOSE-BINDING PROTEIN 1-like isoform X1: MKTHFPMGTPKVICMLLLALVAASNIAEATWCVVRSGASAGALQAGLNYACSHGADCGPIQPGGSCFNPNTIQNHASYAYDSYYQRNGKAPSACNFGGTATIAVSDPSFGSCRYPPIESFNSIGRAEDATKTKSLTGDSTN, translated from the exons ATGAAAACACATTTTCCAATGGGAACACCAAAAGTGATTTGTATGCTATTGTTAGCCCTTGTTGCAGCCAGCAACATAGCGGAGGCAACATGGTGTGTGGTGAGAAGTGGGGCCAGTGCTGGAGCACTGCAAGCAGGTTTGAACTACGCATGTAGCCATGGAGCAGATTGTGGTCCTATTCAGCCTGGTGGCTCTTGCTTCAATCCAAACACCATTCAAAATCATGCCTCCTATGCCTATGACAGCTACTATCAGCGCAATGGCAAAGCCCCTAGCGCTTGTAATTTTGGTGGCACGGCCACCATTGCCGTATCCGATCCCA GTTTTGGAAGCTGTAGATACCCACCAATTGAAAG TTTTAACAGTATTGGAAGAGCAGAAGATGCAACAAAGACGAAGTCTCTTACCGGAGACTCTACAAATTAG
- the LOC112736228 gene encoding PLASMODESMATA CALLOSE-BINDING PROTEIN 2, translated as MAAPWVPPSSKLHITSLLMMLLMATTMMNNNVSGQATWCVARSDASNQALQTALDYACGSGADCFPLQANGLCFLPNTIQAHASYAFNSYYQRRGRAPGSCDFSGTATIAQSDPSYGSCVYPSSGSTAGGGNTPSTTPAFNNPNVPSPTTTTPIYGGGNTGGLTPGMNTPFPDNSRAASEATATWFLGLFSSLLILAICI; from the exons ATGGCAGCACCATGGGTTCCACCATCATCAAAGCTTCACATTACTTCCTTGCTGATGATGCTGTTAATGGCGACCACCATGATGAACAACAATGTGAGTGGCCAAGCAACATGGTGTGTAGCTAGAAGTGATGCATCCAACCAGGCCCTGCAAACTGCACTGGACTATGCATGTGGTTCCGGTGCAGATTGCTTTCCTCTTCAAGCCAATGGCCTTTGCTTCCTTCCTAACACTATCCAAGCCCATGCTTCTTACGCCTTCAACAGTTACTACCAGCGAAGGGGAAGAGCTCCTGGTTCCTGTGATTTTTCTGGCACTGCCACCATTGCTCAAAGCGATCCCA GCTATGGATCTTGCGTGTACCCATCTTCTGGAAG CACTGCTGGAGGGGGAAATACACCAAGCACAACACCTGCATTCAACAATCCGAACGTGCCGTCTCCTACGACAACAACACCAATATACGGCGGGGGCAACACCGGTGGACTAACGCCGGGAATGAACACGCCGTTCCCCGACAATTCCAGGGCAGCATCAGAGGCAACAGCCACATGGTTTCTAGGGTTGTTTTCCTCCCTTCTCATTctagccatatgcatatga